The Silene latifolia isolate original U9 population chromosome Y, ASM4854445v1, whole genome shotgun sequence sequence AATGCGATATTATTCTCCGTAAAAACACAACTTTTAACTTAAAAAGTACTTCTATAAATTGAAGAAACAAATACAATAGTGTTCAAATGAAAACTTAGTGTTCTTGAAAACAACAACATTAATAACATAAAACCTACTAAACGACTTAGACATGTGCAAAATTAATTAGCAGACACAATTGATCCATATCACATCCTTGCAACCCTTCGTGACTTTTTTGGTGCAGCTACCAAATCCTGTCGCTTacttttcttctgtttttcaaCGTCGGTCCTCATATCCTGCTTCCCCTGAGTCAATTGAGCGACTTTCTGTAGGACTTGTCCTCTAACGTTGTTCATGTCACATGTAGCAAGTCGTGCACACACCGACGCCCGAAATAGACGTCTTTTAAGGGACTACAAAAACCCAAAAGTTTATACAGGTATTAGAAAAAGTGTAACAAATGTCATTAATGTCTTGCGTTATAGGAAAAGAAAATATAATAGATACCTCTTTGAGCGGAGTAAGGGTTCGGCTTCCATCAAAGCGCTCCATAAAATACATAAGGTAAACTCCACAGTCATTGTTCTCATTAACTGTCCACTCAAAATCAACTATCTCGAAAGCATATTCAACAACTTCACCTGCTTTCGGATGGTTGATTGCCTCGAGAAATGTGCTAAATTCACCACGCTTTAAAATATACAGTAAGTCAACACTTCATATTTATAAAAAAACTCAAAGGCTAAAGATGTATAATAGTTAATCAAATAGTAAAGCATACCACTATTTCGGCAATATCGTAGCAGCTATCGGGGTCTATGTAATGAATATTGTCCAAGTACTGAACAGTCTTAGCAATTATATTTATCACAACAAGGCTGAAATGCTCGTCATGGTAGTATGGCACAAAGAACTGTGATAAACGGAAACAAATTATGTAGTTACAAAATTAAGTATATTATATTAAACATCCGTCACATCATAAAACATAACATAATCTCAGTAATTACAATATGCAACATACCATTTCAACTTTCGAATAATCCCACAAGATGTTGTTGTAATCAAGCCATTCTTGCCATGCCGTATGTAAGCAGTGAACAATCTGTGTACCTTCTTGTGATTGATGCAGTTCAAGTAGTTCTTTCAAGCGCAACTGTTTTGATGTAAAAGTAATCAGTGTGCTAGTGTGTTGTCGACTGTCAATAGAAAGTTTCATTTGCGAGATAACAAAAGAACACCATGAAAGTGCTTACCGAATGCGATAACCCAAAACAAAATGCAATAGGTTGTTGGTTGGACTTCCTTGCAAACTCATTCACATACAACGGCCAACACTCAACTACTTTGATGTCAATCATTTGGAACGACTCCAACGTTACAATATCCTTTCTTAGAAGCGAATGTTTCTCGGAAAACGAAACCAAAACCTCACTGAAATAACAGTTATTGCGTCAAATAAGTACAACGATGACATACTGTACCTTAAGTACAAAGTTAACACAAAGAAATATTTAAAGGAAGTAAGATAACTTACTCATTAGTTGCGGTTGGTTCGTGCAAAAAACAGTAATCATTCACTTCCTTCTCCAACTGTTTCAACCCCATAAATGCCAATCTATTTCCCTTCATAAATCTTGAAACGAGAATGACATCTACGTTTGGGTGATTGAGAACTATGGAGCATAAACATTCTCCAACATCATCTCCTAGTTCTTGATCATTTGAGACTAGTACATTCGGTTGCGGTTCTGTTGTACCCATTTCTTGAACCTCGTTTTTCAAAGCATTGTCCTCATTTTCAAACAAGGATGACCAAGTATTGGATTTGTTCAACATTTGATTTATGACATCATCCATCAAGGCTTGCCAATCAGGATTTTCCATTATACGCTGGGTTTGTGATATGATATCCTCTGGGGAAAGACACAGAGGTTTCACAACGGAATGCTGCTTTTCTACTGACTCTTTCGTGGCCAACCTCTTGACATGCTCTGTGAACACCACCTCCATGTCCCTCTTAAGAATCTGGCATGACTCATCTGAATACTGCATTTCCATCAAAAATTTCAGGAGACTAATAATAGAAAAAAATTATTGTCGGATTAATAACTTATAATCATCAGTTATCATCTAAAAAATTCAATATCCAAACTAAACAAAATCTTAAACGTTATCTAAACTAATGACATGGAACATGATGTACTCACATGTTTAGATTGCGCCTTGATTTCAAATTAGATGGCAGATTGTCAGGTATACTATAGTAGATAAACCTTGTTGACGTATCGCCAACTTCAATACATGGCTTGTTGACATTCTTTTGTAGAGATGCATTTTGTGGTAGACCTTCCATTTCCAGACCAACAGTGTCGACAACATCCAAAGTTTGAGGCGTACTTGCCCACTGCTTATACACTTTACAAATGGGAAATGTTGTTGTGTCTATGATGCCCTTACCATACCCCACTTGGAACTCGGTTTTAATTCTTTTCTTCAGCTTGTCATCAACCCAATTCTGAACAAGTGGAGTGTTCACTGGTGCTAGTATGCCCTGGTAGGGCATTCGGTGAAGATAAGCTAGTAACAATACCAACGCACAACCATTGACAGCAGTTTGAGAAGGATTCTCAAAATACCTCCGTACTGATGTACATAGTCTATCCAAAACAAAGGAGCACTAATCCAATCGAGGCAACTGAGACACATCTTCTAAGACTTTAAAAAGTGACTTGTCAACTTTTCGTTCAGAATTCGGCGATAAGAAGCTAGAAaccgaaaataaaataaacaaacaCTTAAAGACATCACCACCATTCTCGTGCTCAGTAAAGGCGTTAACAACCTTATCCAAAGTAAGGTCTTCTTCCTTTGACGCCTTAAGTACATCCATCCATTTTTTAACTAAAGAAGGATCTTTAGTTTTCCCTTTTCCATGATGTGTAACCGCGTCTATTTTTTGGTCAGGATATATTGGAATTCCAAAAATATCATGAACATCATCAGGCGTAATATAGTACATGTTACCATTTCCCAAGCTTTGCAGTCTGTTATGTGGGTTAAAGTTCTGGACTAACCAAGGAACGATGCCTAAAGGAAGGGTCTTCATTTTTATCATCAACAACCCACCGAAACCCAAATCTTTGACATCCTCAATTTGACGACTAGTAAGATCCTTCACTCCCATTTGGAAATAATTTGGATTACACTTGGTAGCATAGTTTTTCCGTACactgaaaaaaacaaaaaacatatGATCTTATAATAAGTCAATATATTGAATATAGAAACTATTGGTAGACTACCTACACATTTAATAAAAATACCAATGGGTTAACTGTATAAACCTAACTTTGCAAGTCTGAAACGTTTCCTTAAATCTTTACCTAATTAATCTTTGCTACTAAGTCAAAATaccaaataataaaataaagtaaaGACCGACTTTGCTCGGAAACTAGATGTGCTATTGAATAATAAGAAATACGCAAACAACTACTAGTTTTAAGCTTTAATGTATACCTTCTTAATAACTCGACAAACTACACTTTTAGTAATTCAAAACACACAGCCACACTTACGTAAATGGTCATACACAGGGAAAAAACACCTAAATAAGCGGGTATAGTGAATGAATGAACTTACCATATATCAGCTGAtgttgttgatgatgacggtaTAAGACAATATTGTTGCTTTATCCTATTCCGAACAACACGGGGAGAACCTTTACAGCTAATCATTTCATTATTATCTTTCTCGGCACATTCTTCAGGTTCTTCGTCAGTGTGGGTGTTATTAACCGAACTTGACATTGCAATAATTTCTACGCATAAGAAATCAGAACATTTACTTTACAAATAGAACTTATTGATGAATCAAAACAcaacaataatgaaacgatatttCTTATAGATATTCAGACGTAATCCGTTTTCTTGAAATCAGAAAACTACCCATCCCTACAAATTCTGAGAATAACCAAGCTAAAAAAATTGAATAGGTACAAACATAATTTAGGAACAAAAAACAGGAAACCTATAGACATATTAGTATTAGTGACAGTAATATTAGCACTAGTAATAGCCGTTTTTGTTCAGCTAGGGTCGTTTTTGTACCATACATGTTTAAGACATTCCTATATAGTAGTAGATTAGTCGAAAAGCTGAACTATTAAGGACCGAATCTCAAATCTTACAGATAATAataacaaagcgtcttgcttgtgacgggctaatcccgtcacaagcttgtgacctctcacaaaaagggagacgagacaaggtggggcaccctccatgtgcttccccCACTCACCtcttttgtgagaggaaatagtatccgtcacaagcttgtgacggatatcgccgtcttcaatgagattttgtgtaataATTACTCACATTCAATCATGAAATTGTACTCAACATTGATCAAATATTTGACGACTAGTAACAAACATTGACAAAAATCACAAATTCAGTAATCAAATATTTGTACTAATGGTATGCTCAATTTTGGAGTTATTCGAAACACGGGAATCAATCAACTGAAAAAATTGATTGATATCAAAAACTGAAGTTTACATAGGATTAAACTTTAAGCATAATAATCAAATTGAACTATATGAACCTCATAAAAGTTGAAAATAGAAGAAAGGATGTATATAAAACAAACCTTGATTGATTATTTTCTCCTTTGTCGACATCGTTGTAATAGTTAAAGTGACAATGAAGTTGCAGACATGAACCCACCAAAAATCTCTATAAAAGCTGTGTTTTGTTTTACTGGAAGTGAAGAGGACGAATTACTCTTTTGGGGATGA is a genomic window containing:
- the LOC141627329 gene encoding uncharacterized protein LOC141627329, with the protein product MEVVFTEHVKRLATKESVEKQHSVVKPLCLSPEDIISQTQRIMENPDWQALMDDVINQMLNKSNTWSSLFENEDNALKNEVQEMGTTEPQPNVLVSNDQELGDDVGECLCSIVLNHPNVDVILVSRFMKGNRLAFMGLKQLEKEVNDYCFLHEPTATNDEVLVSFSEKHSLLRKDIVTLESFQMIDIKVVECWPLYVNEFARKSNQQPIAFCFGLSHSLRLKELLELHQSQEGTQIVHCLHTAWQEWLDYNNILWDYSKVEMFFVPYYHDEHFSLVVINIIAKTVQYLDNIHYIDPDSCYDIAEIVRGEFSTFLEAINHPKAGEVVEYAFEIVDFEWTVNENNDCGVYLMYFMERFDGSRTLTPLKESLKRRLFRASVCARLATCDMNNVRGQVLQKVAQLTQGKQDMRTDVEKQKKSKRQDLVAAPKKSRRVARM